A genome region from Megalobrama amblycephala isolate DHTTF-2021 linkage group LG16, ASM1881202v1, whole genome shotgun sequence includes the following:
- the LOC125249246 gene encoding putative gustatory receptor clone PTE03, with protein MENGTYFYFMLFENLGYTRYGFFSLGFMLYCAIILFNVLIMLAIFLERTLHQPMYILILCLSVNSMFGTAGFFPRVLTDLLSDTHSISLEACVLQCIVIFMYAANEYMILMIMAFDRFVAICKPLRYHNIITPRFLTVSVVINLAYPMILLSVASFLSTKLKMCGNKLFKVYCHNYEVVKLSCEKSIINNVFGLVILITTTVIPLSLILYSYVKIIIICQRSSAQFKSKAFQTCIPHIVVLLNFSIAIISEVTLSRIVNLELPTGLSVFLSLEFLIIPPILNPLVYALNLPDIRKKIICLINPFR; from the coding sequence ATGGAAAATGGGACATATTTTTACTTCATGTTATTTGAAAATCTTGGGTACACAAGATATGGTTTCTTCAGTTTAGGATTTATGCTGTACTGTGCTATCATATTATTTAATGTCCTTATTATGCTTGCAATATTTCTGGAAAGGACTTTACACCAGCCCATGTAtattcttattttgtgtttgtctgtcaACTCTATGTTTGGAACTGCTGGCTTTTTCCCAAGAGTACTGACAGACTTGCTATCTGATACACACTCAATCTCTCTTGAAGCATGTGTCTTACAGTGtattgtcattttcatgtatGCCGCAAATGAATATATGATATTAATGATAATGGCATTTGATAGATTTGTTGCAATCTGTAAACCCTTACGATACCACAACATAATTACACCAAGGTTTTTGACTGTTTCAGTAGTTATAAACCTGGCATATCCAATGATTTTACTTAGTGTTGCTAGTTTTTTAAgtacaaaactgaaaatgtgtggtaacaaattatttaaagtgtactgccACAACTATGAAGTAGTCAAGCTTTCTTGTGAAAAATCTataattaataatgtttttggctTGGTTATATTAATCACAACTACTGTAATACCTTTAAGtttaatattatattcatatgtaaaaattattataatttgtcAAAGAAGCTCAGCACAGTTCAAGAGCAAAGCGTTTCAAACTTGTATTCCACACATAGTGGTCCTTTTGAATTTCTCAATTGCTATTATTTCTGAGGTCACTTTGAGTCGAATTGTGAATTTAGAACTTCCTACAGGGCTGTCAGTTTTCCTTTCACTGGAGTTTCTTATTATCCCACCCATTCTGAACCCCCTTGTTTATGCTTTAAACCTGCCTGATATTcgcaaaaaaattatttgtcttATAAACCCCTTCAGGTAG
- the LOC125249169 gene encoding olfactory receptor 52K1-like translates to MENGTMPSYFYFTLFKEFVHMKYLILILILALYLAIILFNAIILFVVFKDRSLHEPMYILISCLSVNDLYGSAGFFPRIMVDLLSDTNTISRPACYVQIFTIYSYAISEYTILTLMAYDRYVAICNPLKYHKIMTLKVTALYMAIASLYAAFSMGLIILFSARLPLCGTDIARLYCSNWSVVRLSCGTSTLSNNIIGFFVTATTIFLPAFFILYTYVRILVICQKSSKEFRGKALQTCLPHIISFLNYSIASFCDIALSRYDSDKYKIVAIIFSVEFLVIPPVLNPLIYGLNLPEIRKNILCLFQRSKIVNFPE, encoded by the coding sequence ATGGAAAATGGAACCATGCCTTCATATTTTTACTTCACTTTGTTCAAGGAGTTTGTTCACATGAAATATCTCATCCTAATATTGATACTTGCACTTTATTTAgcaattatattatttaatgccATCATTTTGTTTGTGGTGTTTAAAGACAGATCTCTTCATGAGCCAATGTACATACTGATATCTTGTTTGTCTGTCAATGATCTCTATGGCTCAGCTGGTTTCTTCCCTAGGATAATGGTTGATCTCCTTTCTGATACAAATACCATTTCTAGGCCAGCATGTTATGTTCAGATTTTTACCATTTATTCTTATGCAATATCTGAATATACAATATTAACTCTGATGGCATATGACAGATATGTTGCCATATGCaaccctttaaaatatcataaaattatgacattaaaagtaACAGCATTGTACATGGCAATAGCATCACTTTATGCAGCGTTTTCTATGGGTCTCATTATTCTCTTCTCAGCCAGGTTGCCTTTGTGTGGGACTGACATAGCTCGACTGTACTGCTCCAACTGGTCTGTGGTTCGACTCTCTTGTGGGACTTCAACTTTGAGTAACAACATAATTGGATTTTTTGTCACAGCAACAACAATTTTTCTCCCTGCCTTCTTCATTTTATATACTTATGTCAGAATTTTGGTCATTTGTCAAAAAAGCTCCAAAGAATTTAGGGGCAAAGCATTACAAACATGTCTTCCTCACATTATAAGCTTTCTGAACTACTCTATTGCATCATTTTGTGACATTGCTCTAAGTCGATATGATTCAGACAAATACAAGATTGTGGCTATAATTTTTTCAGTGGAATTTCTTGTTATTCCTCCTGTTCTCAATCCTCTTATTTATGGCTTAAATTTGCCAGAAATTcgcaaaaacattttatgtttgtttcaGCGGTCAAAAATTGTCAATTTTCCAGAATAA